One region of Marivirga arenosa genomic DNA includes:
- a CDS encoding M56 family metallopeptidase: MDSIIYILKAHLLFIILGSFFHFFLRKEKNFHFNRFYLLGAYFISIIAPFLEFNFFNTVIIIDTSIVENSINDSKIIQESVGNTGNSLNLYQILKYFYLTLCIGSVSIFIIRFIKSYSQFNLVIRNSKFDYRSKVYWVEKDIPALTFITKTLLPLKLQNNQEKDIIIKHEESHRKGLHFIDIFCIELCSSILILNPLNRLIKRYVVENHEYIADHYASKATEKNNYVNLLIRETVNNNSFKLASFFAKPSILNRLDMLKNNNTSSNKTIVAALLFFITSFIFSCNFNQNEEIVLAKDINTATVEEAIQITDKIFNVVEKQAAPKNGIQEFYNQLSEEMEGLYPEEAIENKIEGVVYLQFIIEKDGSFSNIQAVKGIGYGCDELAIEVLKKQGKWNPAKQNGKAVRSRRVIPIRFQINS; encoded by the coding sequence GTGGATAGCATTATTTACATTTTAAAAGCACATCTATTATTTATTATTCTTGGAAGTTTTTTTCACTTTTTCCTTAGAAAAGAAAAAAACTTCCACTTTAATAGATTTTACCTTTTAGGAGCATATTTCATTAGTATTATTGCTCCTTTTCTAGAATTTAATTTTTTTAATACCGTAATCATTATAGATACCTCTATTGTTGAAAACAGCATTAATGATTCGAAAATAATACAAGAAAGCGTTGGGAATACTGGAAATAGCTTAAACCTTTATCAGATTCTGAAATATTTCTATTTAACTCTCTGTATAGGTTCTGTATCTATTTTCATAATAAGATTTATTAAAAGTTATTCTCAATTTAATCTAGTAATTAGAAACTCAAAATTTGACTACAGATCAAAAGTTTATTGGGTAGAAAAAGATATTCCAGCACTTACATTTATTACCAAAACACTTTTACCACTTAAGCTACAAAATAATCAAGAGAAAGATATCATAATTAAACATGAAGAATCACATCGGAAAGGACTTCATTTTATTGATATATTTTGTATAGAATTGTGCTCATCAATTTTAATTCTTAATCCATTAAATCGATTGATCAAACGGTATGTAGTTGAAAATCATGAATACATAGCTGACCATTACGCAAGCAAAGCAACAGAAAAGAATAATTATGTGAATTTATTAATAAGAGAGACTGTAAATAACAATTCATTCAAACTAGCTAGCTTTTTCGCTAAACCTAGCATATTGAATAGATTAGATATGCTAAAAAACAATAATACTTCAAGTAATAAGACAATAGTAGCTGCTCTCCTATTCTTTATCACTTCATTTATTTTTTCATGTAACTTCAATCAAAACGAAGAAATAGTTTTAGCAAAGGATATTAATACTGCTACTGTTGAAGAAGCAATCCAAATTACTGATAAAATTTTCAACGTAGTTGAGAAACAAGCTGCACCTAAAAATGGAATTCAAGAGTTCTATAATCAGCTATCAGAAGAAATGGAAGGACTTTACCCTGAAGAAGCCATTGAAAACAAAATAGAAGGTGTAGTGTATTTACAATTCATTATTGAAAAAGATGGAAGCTTTTCTAATATTCAAGCCGTAAAAGGAATTGGCTATGGTTGTGATGAATTAGCCATTGAAGTGCTGAAAAAACAAGGCAAGTGGAATCCTGCTAAGCAAAATGGAAAAGCTGTAAGATCTAGAAGAGTTATCCCCATAAGATTTCAAATTAATTCATAA
- a CDS encoding BlaI/MecI/CopY family transcriptional regulator, translating into MQTLTRAEEEIMHKLWELKKAYVKEVLETLPSPKPAYNTVSTIIRILEKKGVVGHEKTGKSYLYYPILKKDEYKKQSLKKLISGYFEGSFANMASFFAKEENLSKEELDEVLQHIKEQK; encoded by the coding sequence ATGCAAACATTAACAAGAGCCGAAGAAGAAATCATGCATAAGCTTTGGGAGCTTAAAAAAGCTTATGTAAAAGAAGTTTTAGAAACTTTACCTTCTCCAAAACCAGCCTACAATACCGTAAGTACTATCATTAGAATATTAGAGAAAAAAGGAGTAGTTGGGCACGAAAAGACTGGTAAAAGTTATTTATATTATCCTATCTTAAAGAAAGATGAATATAAAAAACAAAGCTTAAAAAAATTAATATCTGGATATTTCGAAGGATCATTTGCGAATATGGCATCATTTTTTGCTAAAGAAGAAAATTTAAGCAAGGAGGAATTAGATGAAGTACTTCAACATATCAAAGAACAAAAATAG